The stretch of DNA GCCCGGCCTGCAGCGCCTGGCTGAAGAGCCGATCATGCCCAACCTGGCGATTTCCCTGCACGCCACCACAGATGAACAGCGCGACGTGCTCGCGCCCATCAATCGCAAGTACAAGCTGCAGGAGTTGATGGATGTGTGTCGCGCCTTTCCGCTGCGGCGGCGCGGCCGCATCACGTTTGAATACGTGCTGCTCGACCAGGTCAACGACACGCCGGACGACGCGCGAAGGTTGGTGCGCCTGCTCGAAGGCATTCAGGCGAAGGTGAACCTGCTGCCGCTCAATGAGGCTGCGGGCATCCCCTACCGGCGGCCTTCCGACGAGCGGGTAAACGCGTTTGCGGCGATCCTCGCCGACCGCGGCGTCACGGTCTCGGTGCGCAAGAGCCGCGGCCGCGACATTCGCGCCGCGTGTGGTCAGCTATTGGTGGAGACGGCGCGGAAAACGACCTCTGAGGTCTGACCTCAGAGGTCGTTTTCCAGAGGCCTTATTTCTTCTGCGCCAGCCGCGCGGCGGCGGCCTCGACTTTCGCTTCTAGTCCGACTTTGTAAGCGACCACGCGCTCGGCGAGTGCAGGGTCGCCGAGCGCGATCATCTGCGCCGCGAGCACGCCGGCGTTGGTCGCGCCGGGCTTGCCAATCGCCACGGTCGCGACGGGCACTCCCGGCGGCATCTGCACGGTGGACAAGAGCGCGTCCATGCCCTTGAGCGCAGATGAGTCAATCGGCACGCCGATGACCGGGCGAGGCGTGTGCGCCGCCACCACGCCCGCCAGGTGCGCGGCCGCGCCTGCGCCAACGATAAAGACCTTCACGCCGCGTGTGTGCGCATCGTCAATCAGGCGCAACACCCGCGCGGGCGACCGGTGCGCGGACGCGACGGTCATCTCCCACACCAGACCAAACTCGGTCAACGCAGCACCCGCCGCCGACATCACATCGGCGTCGGAATCAGAACCCATCAGAATCAATACATCCATGGCGGAATCGGCAATCTGCAACTACGTGAACGCCGCACCAATATCAGTGCGGTACTGCATGCCGTCAAAGTGTAGCGCGGAGAGCGCCTGGTAGGCGCGGGTCCTGGCTTCGGCGTGTGTGACCGCGCGGGCGACGACGGTGAGCACACGGCCACCGGCTGTGACGATCTGATCGCCCTGCCGCGCGGTGCCCGCATGAAACACGGTGACGTCCTCGGCGGGCGCATCGGTCAATCCGTCGATGGTGACGCCTGAGGAGATGGGGCCGGGGTAGCCGGCCGACGCCAACACGACGCCCACTGCCGCCCCATCAGACACCTGCGGGGCTTGCGGTCCGAGTCGGCCTTCTGCTGCGGCGAGGAGAATGGCCGCAAAACTCCCTTCAATCAGCGGCAACACCACCTGAGCCTCGGGGTCGCCAAGCCGCACGTTGAATTCGATGACCTTGGGCCCGTCTGGCGTCAGCATCAGGCTCACGTACAGGAATCCCCGATAGCCGCCGTCGGCCTGAAACCCCTCCATCACCGGTTGCACGATGGTGCGCATCACCGTGGACTCGAGTTCCGGGGTCATCAGCGGGCTGGGCGCAAACGCCCCCATGCCACCCGTATTGGGCCCGCGATCGCCATCAAAAATCCGTTTGTGATCCTGCGCCGTGCCGAGGACGACCGCGCGCCGGCCGTCGCAGAGGGCAAAAAACGAGACTTCGGGGCCGGTGAGGCACTCCTCGATCACCAGGGTGCTGCCCGCCTGCCCAAACGCCCGATCCACCATGGCCGTCCGGACGGCCGCTTCGGCCTCTGCCCGGTCGGCGGCCACCACTACTCCCTTGCCGCCGGCAAGGCCGTCGGCCTTGACGACCACGGGGAATCCGAACCGATCGCCTGCCACGGCAGCCAGCGCGGCCTCGGCGGTGTCGCACACGAGGAATCTCGCGGTTGGAATGCCGGCCCGGGTCATGAAGTGCTTTGAAAACACCTTGGACGTTTCCAGCCCGGCAGCGTGTTTGGGGGGACCAACAATGGCCAGTCCGGCGGCTCGAAACCGGTCGGCAATGCCTTTGTCCAGAGCGGCTTCGGGACCAACGACGGTCAGCGCGACCTGCTCCCGAATGGCGAGCGCCAGCAGGCCGTCCACGTCTGTGGCCTCGAGGGGAAAACACCGGGCGACGGCGGAGATTCCGGGGTTTCCAGGGGCGCAAAGGACCCCGGTGACCTCAGCGTCCTGCGCCAGCCGCCAGGCCAGGGCATGCTCCCGGCCGCCTCCACCCACCACAAGGACGTTCATGAAGGGATTCTAGCGCTCTCGTTGCGTGATAGGCTGTCTTGTTGTCCCTCGGGACACAATTCACCAGGGAAGGGGGTGTGCATCCATGGCAGAAGTTCGAATCCAGGAAGGCGAGTCCATTGAGAGCGCGTTGCGCCGTTTCAAGCGCAAGGTGCAGCAGGAAGACATCATCAAGGACATCAAGAAACACTCCTTCTACTTGAAGCCGGGCGACAAGAAGCGGGTCAAGTCCGCGCTGGCCCGCAAGCGGTCGCGCAAGAAGCTGCGCCGCGACGTCGAGTAGGTCCTCGCACGAATAGCACGTCTGGTTGACGCCCCGCACCCGCCCCAAAGCGGGGTCGGGGCGTTATCCCTTGTCAAATCGATCGATCACACCCTAAACTTACCGGGAAGATTGTGGTCCCTGGGTCCGGATACCCAGGAGCGGTGCGCCCTTTCGCGCGCGGCTTCTGCCGGGGACGCGTCCGAGATGCGCCGCGTAGCGCGGCAGCAACAGGAGTGGGCATGCAGATCGACGAACGAATTGTGGGCGAGGTCATCATTCTGGACCTCAAGGGCAAAATTACCCTGAACGAGGGTGACGAAGTCCTGAAGGACAAGATCAACTCGCTCATCATGCAGGATAAGAAGCGCATCCTGCTGAACCTGGCAGAGGTTCCGTACATTGACAGCGCAGGTCTCGGTGAAATCGTCCGCACGTACACGACGGTCAGCCGCCAGGGCGGCCAGCTGAAGCTGGTCAACCTGACCAAGCGCATCACGGATCTCTTGATGATCACGAAACTGCTCACGGTCTTCGAGACGTTCGAAGTCGAGCAGGACGCGCTCAAGAGTTACAAATAACGGTTCTTCAGCCGTCGCCTGAATTTCAGAGTCGATTGACGGGCGCGCCCTAAGGGCGCGTCCCGTCGTCGCGCCCGCCTTCGCCAAGGCTCATGGCGGGCAGGCCTGTATGGCGCGAAGTACCCTTCGTCCAAATCGCGGTGCGTCAACAGACGCCCTCGCCGACGGCCCGGCACGCAGGCGGCCGTGGGTGGCGGACCTGCTGCTGTCGCTGCGTCCGGCGCAGTGGACCAAGAATCTGATCCTGTTCGCCGGCCTGATCTTCGGCGGACGATTGTTCGATCCGTCGGCCGTCAAGGCCTCGGTCCTCGGATTCCTGGTGTTCTGTGTGCTGTCGGGAGTGGTGTATCTGGTCAACGACGTACGCGACGTTGTGGCCGACCGGCTCCATCCCACCAAGTCCAGACGACCCATCGCCGCCGGCGCTATCTCCCCCACATCTGCACTGACGGCCGCGTTTGTCCTGGTCTCAGCCGGCCTGGGCATTGCGTGGTGGCTGGGGCCGTCGTTTGGCCTGGTCGCCACGGCCTACGTGACTCTCCTCACCATCTATTCCACGGCGCTCAAACATCTGGTGATCCTCGACGTGCTGACCATCGCCGGCGGCTTTGTGCTGCGCGCGGTGGGTGGCGCGGTGGTGATCGGGGTCGCCATCAGTCACTGGTTGCTTGTCATCACGCTGCTTGGCGCGTTGTTCCTGGCGTTGGGCAAGCGTCGCGGCGAGATTGCCACGCTGGTGGATGGCGGCACCGGCCATCGACCGATCCTGGCCCACTACTCCACGGAGCTCCTCGATCAGCTCATCACCATCGTCGCGAGCGCGACGTTGCTGGCGTATGCGTTTTACACCATCAGTCCGGATACCGTGGCCAAGTTCGGCACAGACCGGCTGCTCTTCACCTTGCCGTTTCCGTTGTACGGCGTGTTCCGGTATCTCTACCTCATTCACAAGCACGACGGCGGGGCGAACCCGTCCGAAACGCTTATCTCGGATCGGCCGATTCTTCTCTGCGTCGCCCTCTGGGCCTGCGCAGTGGCCGTCATCATTTACGGGCCGTGGCGCTGACGCCGGGCCGAAGGATCAGGGTGTTTTCCCATGAGTGATTTTCAAGTGAAGTCCGACGCCGTGGATGTGGACGCGATCATGCGCCAGATTCGCGCGCGCATCCGCGAGAAGCGCGGCACCGACTACACCGAGGCCGAAGTGCAGGAATTGGCCAAGGTCAAGCTCGAGCAGTTCCTGGATCCCAAAGGTGTGCGCTCCGACCTTGTGGCGCAGTTCCGCCGCACCAGGACGATCAGCCCGGCGCCACCCAAGTACGACTTTGAAGACGACACGATCTACGAAACACATCGCGGCCTGTTGCGGACGATCCGCCGCCTGCTCAACCCCATCCTGAAGCTCTTCCTCAACCCGAACCCGATTGCCGCAGCGCTGCACGTGCAGGCTCGTGTGAACGAGGAGTTCCACCAGCGCTTCCGGCAGCGCGAGGACATGGACCCGCTGTACTACGAGCTGGTGCACAACCTGGCGCTCGAAGTCACGCGCCTCGGCATCGAAGTGCACAACATGAAGATGCGGGTGGAGTCGGTATCGAGCCGTATCGACTTCGACGAGCGCCGCAGCCGCGCCCTCGAGACCGTGGTGCAGTACAAACAGGCGCGGCCGCCTCAGCAGCAACGGCCGCAGCCGCAACGGCAGCAGGATCAGCGTCCGCAGGAACCGCGCCCGCAGCCCCAGGCCATGAACGCGCCCACGGCTACCGCGCCGGTCGCCTCCGCGCCCGTCGCAGCAATGTCCCTGACCAGCCCTGCGGGAGATTCAACTGGTGACGCTGCAGCCGTGCCGATGCCGGCCTCTGGCTCAGCACCCGCTGGTGATCGCGGCGACCGGCCGGACGGCGAGGGCGAACGGCGCCGGCGCCGGCGTCGGCGTCGCCGGCGCCCGGGCCAGAACATGGGCGATCAGCAGGCCGGCGCGGGCGGCGGGGCAGACGGCAACGGAGACGACGCGGGTGACGACTCCTCCGCTGATATGGGCTCTGACTCAGGTACGGGCCCTGATTCAGGTAACGACGCGCAGTGAAGATTGCGATCGTTGTCCAGCGGTACGGCACCGAAATCAACGGCGGAGCCGAGTTGCACGCTCGGTACGTCGCCGAGCGGCTCTCTCGCCACGCCTCGGTCGAGGTCCTGACCACTTGCGCCAAGGACTACCTCACGTGGAAGAACGAGTGGCCCTCCGGAGAGGAAACGGTCAATGGCATCCGTGTGCGGCGGTTCCCCGTCACACGCCCGCGCAACACGGATGACTTCGGCCGGCGTTCGGCGCTTGTGTTCGAGCGCCAGCATTCCCTTGCGGATGAGCTGGCCTGGCTCGACAGTGAGGGACCCAAAAGCCCCGCGCTGATCCGTCACATCGAGCAGGTGCGCGACGAGTTCGATTTTTTCCTCTTCTTCAGCGCGCGGTATTACCACGCATGGCATGGCGCGCGTGCGGTACCCGGCAAGGCGATCCTCGTGCCGACGGCAGAGCGTGATCCGGCCGTGGGGCTCCACCTGTTCGGCCCGGTGTTCCGCGGGGTGCGTGCGCTCATGTACAACTCATTCGAGGAACGCGACCTTATTCACGGCGTCAGTGGGAATCAGGCGGTCCCGGGTGTTGTGGTGGGCGTGGGCTCTGCCATCCCCGAGCGCACGCAGCCGTGGCGCTTTCGAAAGAAGT from Acidobacteriota bacterium encodes:
- a CDS encoding 30S ribosomal protein S21 encodes the protein MAEVRIQEGESIESALRRFKRKVQQEDIIKDIKKHSFYLKPGDKKRVKSALARKRSRKKLRRDVE
- a CDS encoding STAS domain-containing protein — its product is MQIDERIVGEVIILDLKGKITLNEGDEVLKDKINSLIMQDKKRILLNLAEVPYIDSAGLGEIVRTYTTVSRQGGQLKLVNLTKRITDLLMITKLLTVFETFEVEQDALKSYK
- a CDS encoding decaprenyl-phosphate phosphoribosyltransferase — encoded protein: MARSTLRPNRGASTDALADGPARRRPWVADLLLSLRPAQWTKNLILFAGLIFGGRLFDPSAVKASVLGFLVFCVLSGVVYLVNDVRDVVADRLHPTKSRRPIAAGAISPTSALTAAFVLVSAGLGIAWWLGPSFGLVATAYVTLLTIYSTALKHLVILDVLTIAGGFVLRAVGGAVVIGVAISHWLLVITLLGALFLALGKRRGEIATLVDGGTGHRPILAHYSTELLDQLITIVASATLLAYAFYTISPDTVAKFGTDRLLFTLPFPLYGVFRYLYLIHKHDGGANPSETLISDRPILLCVALWACAVAVIIYGPWR
- a CDS encoding glycosyltransferase, producing the protein MKIAIVVQRYGTEINGGAELHARYVAERLSRHASVEVLTTCAKDYLTWKNEWPSGEETVNGIRVRRFPVTRPRNTDDFGRRSALVFERQHSLADELAWLDSEGPKSPALIRHIEQVRDEFDFFLFFSARYYHAWHGARAVPGKAILVPTAERDPAVGLHLFGPVFRGVRALMYNSFEERDLIHGVSGNQAVPGVVVGVGSAIPERTQPWRFRKKFNVKRPFAIYIGRIDENKGCPALFDHFINYAANYPRGLDLILLGKAVIPIPSHPRIRAVGFVSEEDKFDALAAADLLVMPSQFESLSMVALEAWALGKPVLVNGACDVLRGQTLRANGGLCYESFEEFAEAMYCLEASGPIGAILGRQGREFFKRHYAWPVIEKKYLDMFDRLKRDSSVRPAEPWPGWWERRKRTLPPARQIVDKVPAGPVLR